A stretch of the Sinorhizobium alkalisoli genome encodes the following:
- a CDS encoding DUF922 domain-containing Zn-dependent protease — translation MKTGHRLCVLLVCLVLAPAAALGEWQAVEKVQTYHIAGLSGPELYASIGERGPKVGGLSRAIALTSFKLTWTRKYEAQGDACVLVSAVPRLAITYTLPEPAKPLPVGTKERWQVFISGVYRHELVHGEYIKEMVRKIEATTVGLTVPADPKCHKIKAEMTKRLGTLSNAQRLQSRQFDRAELSNGGNVHQLILQLVNGG, via the coding sequence GTGAAGACGGGCCATCGATTGTGTGTGTTGCTGGTCTGTCTTGTGCTAGCGCCCGCGGCCGCGCTCGGCGAATGGCAGGCGGTCGAGAAGGTTCAAACCTATCATATTGCCGGCCTGTCCGGCCCCGAGCTCTATGCGTCGATCGGCGAGCGGGGGCCGAAGGTCGGTGGGCTCTCGCGCGCCATTGCGCTTACGAGCTTCAAGCTCACCTGGACCCGGAAGTATGAGGCTCAAGGCGATGCTTGCGTGCTGGTTTCGGCGGTGCCGAGACTTGCCATTACCTACACGCTGCCCGAGCCGGCCAAGCCGTTGCCGGTCGGGACGAAGGAGCGCTGGCAGGTGTTCATCTCCGGCGTGTATCGCCATGAGCTGGTGCATGGCGAGTACATCAAGGAGATGGTGCGGAAAATCGAGGCGACCACGGTCGGCCTTACCGTCCCGGCGGACCCGAAATGCCACAAGATCAAGGCCGAGATGACGAAGCGGCTGGGCACGCTTTCCAACGCCCAAAGACTGCAAAGCCGGCAGTTCGACCGGGCTGAGCTCAGCAACGGCGGCAATGTGCACCAGCTCATTCTGCAACTGGTCAATGGCGGCTAA